The Brevibacillus brevis genome contains a region encoding:
- a CDS encoding imm11 family protein: protein MNYFILSQDERIASAVEPTGVFDVIRQEWLTTEYQEELDEAVIQFDIKQKKENDYLDFLDRPIPLYSNRLKTIIHKFAPKLFVKSVVLVDRERIKQDLYWMMILPRMNCLSEKSEFHKDGSLKRLVLDPEKIGRHTIFQVEGIREPYIIIDLRLAEALLRRDFFGIRLKKAEQAGRRMSHAHD, encoded by the coding sequence ATGAATTATTTCATCTTGTCACAGGACGAGCGCATCGCGAGTGCAGTAGAGCCAACAGGCGTTTTTGACGTTATCCGGCAGGAGTGGCTCACCACAGAATATCAGGAAGAGTTGGACGAGGCCGTCATCCAGTTCGACATCAAGCAAAAGAAAGAGAACGACTATCTGGATTTTCTCGACAGACCGATCCCGCTGTATTCCAACCGCTTAAAGACAATCATCCACAAGTTCGCGCCGAAGCTGTTCGTCAAATCCGTCGTGCTGGTAGACAGGGAGCGGATCAAGCAGGATTTGTACTGGATGATGATCCTGCCGCGTATGAACTGCCTGTCAGAGAAAAGCGAGTTTCACAAGGACGGCTCACTCAAGAGGCTGGTTCTCGATCCAGAAAAGATTGGACGCCACACGATTTTTCAAGTCGAAGGCATTCGTGAACCGTATATCATCATCGATTTGCGGCTGGCGGAAGCCTTGCTGCGCAGGGACTTTTTCGGTATCCGCTTGAAAAAAGCAGAGCAAGCAGGGAGGAGAATGAGTCATGCCCATGATTGA
- a CDS encoding DUF4280 domain-containing protein: MPMIEDVDVVPSSAPKKSYVVAGAILTCDYGSQKNKLKTPFSHGVYIRNQAQMNVNDYVPQVNIMPFGKCKCEKNPTVAAATAANNGVLKPMPCVPVVTMPWIDGKADVLVENHPALLNTSTNMCIYGGCIRIEDDGQEQS; the protein is encoded by the coding sequence ATGCCCATGATTGAAGATGTCGATGTAGTGCCGTCGTCCGCTCCGAAGAAAAGCTACGTTGTGGCAGGCGCGATTCTCACGTGCGACTACGGGAGCCAGAAGAACAAGCTGAAAACGCCGTTTAGTCATGGCGTGTACATTCGCAATCAAGCACAAATGAACGTGAATGACTATGTGCCGCAAGTAAATATCATGCCGTTTGGCAAATGTAAATGCGAGAAAAATCCAACCGTCGCAGCTGCTACTGCTGCCAACAACGGCGTGCTCAAGCCGATGCCATGCGTTCCTGTGGTCACCATGCCCTGGATCGATGGCAAGGCAGATGTACTCGTGGAAAATCATCCCGCCCTGTTAAACACCAGCACGAACATGTGCATCTATGGAGGCTGCATTCGCATCGAAGACGACGGACAGGAGCAATCGTGA
- a CDS encoding contractile injection system protein, VgrG/Pvc8 family, protein MNTTEKLAGYENIQLVSPFEIQSLQDVRIVKKVNEHARLFVTAIIPEEKSDRYIEMATSEDTVALNLVENGSLTKTLFKGLVDSVSVNFVHGVYHLELEAVSHTQRMDGQRKMRSFQHKQMTYASLLDEITKDYPGSDYLDHASNGAPLGTIAIQYQETDWQFLKRLASRFGSILVAEAVADTPKFWFGLPEGRTAQLTDASYTISKRLSPYMETTENGYAAGMSENDFLTYEVESGQVLQLGDRVNYQGKELVVAGSTTRIDHALLIHTYQLMPEAGIRQNPIRNDDICGAALEGKIIDIQKDTVKIHLDIDPKQPKAEASWFPYATVYSAEGNSGFHCMPQMGDSVKLYFSTPDEEGAMAVSSVRKGGGSTAKTGNPGIKYWGTNFGKELMMGGKELVLTAKESKEGNIFIKLHEEDGIEIHSMHPIVFTSEKDMEITSDTKVEIKAKEAIYLMCSTSSMILDGEVDLQAPKIEMVGLTKAPVVVEDLPQEEEEVVEEEQQEEEESGWGGFLDGVQLALDVVGLIPGLGEVADLANAGISLARGDYAGAALSLAACIPFAGWAATGAKLGAKAHKALKGTKAGQKVLEVADSAADVVKNVANAVESTVGKVWTAARKTLDEMDVVQAVQRIKEQLHASVMAAKDAVISKATQMKEQLKQKARKLRDDMQEGLQNLADSLGPQLQSAEGFPIKFSNKKDVVELPRTENQRKWDETFGRPNEPRPNQKPPEKPPEGEKPPETEGTGKPNLSSGDLGELLGSGGNKNVYAYGEDKAVGVLKDGKPQKLITEELGLLNKLDELGLPTVNGRSIFVDGKDALMFDRFAQGSKDIVKLHDGKVQIVGESSLLNQRSIEDLTAIRKIMVEKKIKINDLQFLIGKDGRVVVADPLNVEVGKKVKPSKNNLRMIDLLIESARKNSK, encoded by the coding sequence ATGAATACGACAGAGAAGCTGGCTGGATACGAGAATATTCAGTTGGTCTCACCCTTTGAAATCCAAAGCCTGCAGGATGTCAGAATCGTGAAGAAAGTCAATGAGCACGCTAGACTGTTCGTCACCGCAATCATCCCGGAGGAAAAAAGCGACCGTTACATTGAGATGGCGACGAGTGAGGATACAGTCGCGCTGAATTTGGTGGAAAACGGTTCGCTTACGAAGACACTGTTCAAAGGACTCGTGGATTCCGTCAGTGTGAATTTTGTTCACGGCGTGTATCATTTGGAGCTGGAAGCGGTCTCGCACACGCAGCGAATGGACGGACAGCGCAAGATGCGCTCTTTTCAGCATAAACAAATGACGTATGCCAGTCTGCTGGATGAAATCACGAAGGACTATCCCGGCTCGGATTATTTGGACCATGCTTCGAACGGAGCGCCGCTCGGGACCATTGCCATTCAGTATCAGGAAACAGATTGGCAGTTTTTAAAGCGACTAGCCTCCCGCTTTGGTTCCATTCTCGTCGCTGAGGCAGTGGCAGATACGCCCAAGTTTTGGTTCGGCTTGCCCGAGGGACGCACTGCCCAATTGACAGACGCTAGCTACACCATCAGCAAAAGGCTTTCTCCCTATATGGAAACGACAGAAAACGGCTACGCGGCAGGTATGTCGGAAAACGATTTTCTCACCTATGAAGTAGAAAGCGGACAGGTCCTCCAGCTCGGAGACCGTGTGAACTACCAAGGCAAAGAGCTGGTCGTCGCCGGGTCAACAACGAGGATCGACCATGCCCTGCTGATTCACACCTATCAGCTCATGCCCGAAGCAGGCATTCGTCAAAACCCTATCCGCAACGACGACATATGCGGCGCTGCCCTGGAAGGCAAGATCATCGACATCCAAAAGGATACCGTCAAAATCCACCTCGACATCGATCCGAAGCAGCCCAAGGCAGAGGCGAGCTGGTTCCCTTATGCCACGGTCTACTCGGCAGAGGGCAACAGCGGCTTTCACTGCATGCCGCAAATGGGCGACTCCGTGAAGCTCTACTTCTCTACGCCAGATGAAGAAGGAGCCATGGCAGTCAGCTCCGTGCGAAAAGGGGGAGGCAGCACGGCGAAAACGGGCAATCCCGGCATCAAGTACTGGGGAACCAACTTTGGCAAAGAGCTGATGATGGGTGGCAAGGAGCTCGTTCTTACTGCGAAGGAGAGCAAGGAAGGAAATATTTTTATCAAGCTTCATGAAGAGGACGGCATCGAGATTCACAGCATGCATCCGATTGTTTTTACTTCGGAAAAGGATATGGAGATTACGTCAGATACGAAAGTTGAGATCAAGGCCAAGGAAGCGATCTACCTCATGTGCAGCACCAGCAGCATGATTTTGGACGGGGAAGTCGATCTTCAAGCACCAAAGATTGAGATGGTCGGGCTGACGAAGGCTCCTGTGGTTGTGGAGGATTTGCCGCAGGAGGAGGAAGAAGTAGTTGAAGAGGAGCAGCAGGAAGAGGAAGAGTCTGGATGGGGTGGATTTCTGGATGGTGTACAGCTAGCGCTGGATGTTGTAGGACTCATTCCGGGTCTGGGAGAAGTAGCTGACCTGGCGAACGCGGGAATCTCGCTCGCACGAGGAGACTATGCAGGAGCGGCGCTATCTCTGGCAGCGTGTATCCCTTTTGCAGGCTGGGCGGCAACCGGAGCCAAGCTGGGAGCAAAGGCGCATAAAGCACTAAAGGGAACGAAAGCGGGACAGAAAGTGCTCGAGGTAGCAGACTCAGCGGCGGATGTTGTGAAGAACGTAGCAAATGCCGTCGAAAGTACCGTCGGGAAGGTCTGGACGGCTGCCCGCAAAACACTAGACGAGATGGATGTGGTGCAAGCCGTCCAGCGAATCAAGGAGCAGTTGCACGCTAGCGTCATGGCCGCAAAAGATGCAGTCATCAGCAAGGCTACACAGATGAAAGAACAGCTCAAGCAAAAGGCTAGGAAGCTGCGCGATGATATGCAAGAAGGTTTGCAGAATTTAGCGGATAGTTTAGGCCCTCAGTTACAATCGGCGGAAGGGTTTCCAATAAAATTCTCGAATAAAAAAGATGTAGTGGAGCTTCCAAGAACCGAGAATCAGCGGAAGTGGGATGAGACTTTTGGACGACCCAATGAGCCGAGACCGAATCAAAAGCCGCCGGAGAAGCCGCCTGAGGGTGAGAAACCACCAGAGACTGAGGGGACGGGTAAACCAAATTTATCAAGCGGTGATTTAGGAGAACTATTAGGTAGTGGGGGTAATAAGAATGTGTACGCCTATGGGGAGGATAAAGCTGTAGGGGTTCTAAAAGACGGTAAGCCACAAAAGCTAATTACAGAAGAGTTGGGTTTGTTAAACAAACTTGATGAGCTAGGATTACCGACAGTAAATGGACGCTCAATTTTTGTTGATGGAAAAGATGCCCTTATGTTTGACAGGTTTGCACAAGGTTCCAAAGATATAGTAAAATTACATGATGGTAAGGTGCAAATAGTTGGAGAATCATCATTATTGAATCAACGAAGTATTGAGGATTTAACTGCTATAAGAAAAATAATGGTTGAAAAGAAGATCAAGATTAATGATTTGCAGTTTCTAATTGGAAAAGATGGAAGAGTAGTAGTTGCTGATCCCCTAAACGTAGAAGTAGGTAAAAAAGTAAAACCATCAAAAAATAATCTAAGAATGATTGATTTGCTTATAGAATCCGCCAGGAAAAATTCAAAATAA
- a CDS encoding recombinase family protein has protein sequence MIGGFAEFERKIINERTKSGRIATARKNLYAGGGVPYGYRLLNGKVVQDEQQASTVKCIFREYVEGTNPYRIAKLLNKAGIPTKTGKAWTVVQVQNVLGNETYTGYNTYNGQKEQNGIRQKDVFPRIISRQLWNKARQVS, from the coding sequence ATGATTGGAGGCTTTGCGGAGTTTGAACGGAAGATTATTAACGAGCGCACGAAAAGCGGACGGATTGCCACCGCTAGAAAGAATCTATACGCTGGCGGCGGTGTTCCTTACGGCTACAGATTACTGAACGGAAAAGTGGTTCAGGATGAGCAACAAGCCAGCACCGTAAAGTGCATCTTTCGAGAATATGTGGAGGGAACGAACCCTTACCGCATCGCCAAGCTGTTAAACAAAGCCGGAATTCCAACCAAAACAGGCAAGGCATGGACGGTCGTTCAAGTGCAGAATGTACTAGGTAACGAAACTTATACGGGCTACAATACCTATAACGGGCAAAAAGAGCAGAATGGCATTAGACAAAAAGACGTATTCCCACGAATCATTAGCCGTCAGTTGTGGAACAAGGCAAGACAGGTTAGCTAA
- a CDS encoding IDEAL domain-containing protein: MSEYKERMMMCSEDYDEMIDMALAMNDKEWFEELVKMQKRLRELEIEMRRELGVLD, encoded by the coding sequence ATGAGCGAATACAAAGAACGGATGATGATGTGTTCAGAAGACTACGACGAAATGATTGACATGGCATTAGCTATGAATGACAAGGAATGGTTTGAGGAATTGGTCAAAATGCAAAAGCGGTTACGTGAGCTAGAGATTGAGATGCGCCGCGAATTAGGCGTACTAGACTAA
- a CDS encoding replication initiation protein — protein MIGYQTKETVYWGEYCYELHIRNANRDYLHVFYKNFRETVGHLHTLRLETRLEHYLQFHELLEPIRNVASSMYFVSCDVAYDVRTPLEHVMVIPMHGRRKMTHEGTTRYFGLPHQRKTNGYCRIYDKRLELWERQKIMLDHELSRIEIVYKPDQKILLTDVNVHPPEQNKQYFAAVVPDWSELPKRRLEQIRNLRDGVDMYDRRIRTAVKETLAAQYHVDFNRLAREQWESLVEVPCTALLGAA, from the coding sequence ATGATCGGTTATCAAACAAAAGAAACGGTGTATTGGGGCGAATACTGCTACGAGTTGCATATACGGAACGCGAACAGAGATTACCTGCATGTATTTTACAAGAATTTTAGGGAGACGGTGGGACATTTACATACTTTGCGGCTAGAGACACGCCTCGAACATTACTTGCAGTTTCATGAGTTGCTGGAACCGATACGTAATGTTGCGAGCAGTATGTATTTTGTTAGCTGTGATGTGGCGTATGATGTGCGTACCCCATTGGAACATGTGATGGTGATTCCAATGCATGGAAGGAGAAAAATGACTCATGAAGGAACAACGAGGTATTTCGGATTGCCGCATCAGCGCAAGACAAACGGATATTGCCGCATTTACGATAAAAGGCTGGAGCTATGGGAAAGGCAAAAGATCATGCTTGATCACGAGTTGAGCCGCATTGAAATTGTATACAAACCAGACCAGAAAATACTGCTGACGGATGTGAACGTGCATCCACCAGAGCAGAACAAACAATATTTTGCAGCAGTGGTGCCAGATTGGAGCGAACTCCCTAAAAGACGGCTAGAACAGATTCGCAATTTGAGGGACGGAGTAGATATGTATGATCGCCGTATACGAACAGCGGTAAAAGAAACCCTTGCCGCCCAGTATCACGTAGATTTCAACCGGTTAGCAAGGGAACAATGGGAATCGCTAGTTGAAGTACCTTGTACGGCATTGCTGGGGGCAGCGTAG